Proteins from a single region of Dama dama isolate Ldn47 chromosome 14, ASM3311817v1, whole genome shotgun sequence:
- the NENF gene encoding neudesin has protein sequence MAGPAPGRRLVALALIVALAAGLPAAEAGQAPRPAERGPPVRLFTEEELARYGGEEEDQPIYMAVKGVVFDVTSGKEFYGRGAPYNALTGKDSTRGVAKMSLDPADLTYDTTGLTAEELESLDDVFTRVYKAKYPIVGYTARRILNEDGSPNLDFKPEDQPHFDIKDEF, from the exons ATGGCGGGCCCCGCGCCGGGGCGGCGACTGGTCGCGCTGGCCCTGATCGTGGCGCTGGCTGCGGGGCTCCCCGCAGCCGAGGCCGGGCAGGCGCCGCGTCCCGCCGAACGGGGTCCCCCGGTGCGGCTCTTCACGGAGGAGGAGCTGGCCCGCTACGGCGGGGAGGAG GAAGATCAGCCCATCTACATGGCAGTCAAGGGGGTGGTGTTCGATGTCACTTCTGGAAAGG AGTTTTATGGACGAGGAGCCCCCTACAACGCCTTGACCGGGAAGGACTCCACCAGAGGGGTGGCCAAGATGTCCCTGGACCCTGCAGACCTCACCTATGACACC ACGGGCCTCACGGCTGAGGAGCTGGAATCCCTGGACGACGTCTTCACCAGAGTGTACAAAGCCAAGTACCCGATTGTCGGCTACACGGCCCGAAGAATCCTCAATGAGGATGGCAGCCCCAACCTGGACTTCAAGCCTGAAGACCAGCCCCACTTTGACATAAAGGACGAGTTCTGA